In Fibrobacter sp. UWR3, the genomic window GAGACGTACACTTATGAATGGAACTAAGAAGGTTGAGGACATTCTGTCCGATGTACGGATTCCGTTTTCGGCGGTTCCCGACCCGTACAGGAATGCTCCTCCCTGCAAGTTGAACCTGCTAGAACTGGCTCGGTATGCAGACAGGAATGGCAAGGACATCAGTAGTCTTTCTCAAGAAGAAATAGCCCAGTTCAAGATATAAGGTTAGTTAAAGCAAAAAACGCAGGCTCGATTGAGTCTGCGCTTAATGCTTTAGATCCTTCGACTTCGAGGCTTATGCCTCTCCGCTCAGGATGACACTGAGCCTGCCCTGAGTTGGTCGAATGGGTGTCACTTCTTCACGTGGCGATGGTACTCTTGGAGGCTGCATACCTCGAATCTTCCGAAGTCGTGCTTGTCCATGAGGCCTTCCACGGTAGAGGTGAGGGCGGCGATGGTCGTGGTGATGGGAATGCCGGAGACGACCGCCTTGGAGCGCATCTGGATTTCATCGACCATGGCTTCGGCACCATTTTCGGTGGTGTTCACAATCCACTGGACTTCCTTGTCGTGAATGAGGTCAAGCAGGTTCGGGCGGCCACGGGAGATGCGAAACACGGCGCGGGTCTTGATGCCTTCGTTGTAGAGCATCGTGGAGGTGCCGCGGGTGGCGTAAATCTGGTAGCCCATGTCAACGAGGCGCTTGATGAGCGGGACGGCCTTCTGCTTGTCTTCGTCCTTGAGCGAGACGAAGATGTTGCCCTGACTCGGGACCTTGTTGCCCGATGCCAGCTGGCTCTTGAGGTAGGCAAGGCCGCGGTCGCGATCGATGCTCATGACTTCGCCGGTAGATTTCATTTCCGGAGAAAGCGTGATGTCGACACCCGGGAACTTGACGAACGGGAAGACGGCTTCCTTGACGCTCACGTAGGGCACGTGGACTTCTTCGGTAAAGCCAATTTGTTCGAGGGTTTCGCCCAGCATGCAGCGGCTGGCGTAGCTGGCCAGCGGGACGCCGATGGACTTGGACACGAACGGAACGGTGCGGGAGGCGCGCGGGTTCACTTCGATCATGTAGAGTTCGCCGTCCTTCACGGCGAGCTGCATGTTCATGAGGCCGACCACGTGGAGTTCCTTCGCGAATTCCTTGGCGTAGGCGCGGACCTTGTCCTGGATTTCCTTGGAAAGCGTCATAGGAGGGATGACGCTTGCGGAGTCGCCGGAGTGAATGCCTGCGGGTTCCACGTGTTCCATGATGGCGCCCACCACGGTGTGCTTGCCATCGCTGATGCAGTCCACGTCAAGTTCGGTGGCGTCTTCCAAGAAGCGGTCGATGAGGATGGGCTTGCCTTCGCCAATGGCGGCAGCTTCTTCTACGAACTTGCGGAGGTATTTTTCCTTGTAGACAATCACCATGCCGCGGCCGCCGAGAACGAAGCTCGGGCGCACGAGAACGGGGTAGCCGATCTTTTCGACGATGGCTAGGGCTTCTTCCACGTTGTGGGCGATGCCGGATGCGGCCTGCTTGATACCGACCTTGTCGACCAGCTGCTTGAAGAAGTCGCGGTCTTCGGCGAGGTCAATGTCTTCGGGGCTTGTACCTACGACGTTTGCGCCGGCCTTTTTGAGACGCATGGCAAGGTTCAGCGGAGTCTGACCACCGAATTGCACAATCACGCCCGCGCAGTTTTCGCGTTCGTAAATGCCCATCACGTCTTCGAGCGTGAGCGGTTCAAAGTAGAGCTTGTCGGAGGTGTCATAGTCGGTGGAAACCGTTTCGGGGTTCGAGTTCACCATGATGACTTCGTAGCCTTCGCGGCGGAGCGTAAAGGCGGCGTGGCAGCAGCAGTAGTCAAATTCGATGCCCTGACCGATTCTGTTCGGGCCGCCGCCGAGCACCATGATGCGCTTCTTGCCGCGGTTGCCGATAATCGTGCGGACCGGTTCGGAATTTTCGGCCCAGCAACTGTAATAATACGGCGT contains:
- the carB gene encoding carbamoyl-phosphate synthase large subunit, translating into MPKRTDIKKIMLIGSGPIVIGQGCEFDYSGVQACKVLRREGYEVVLVNSNPATIMTDPEMADRTYIEPLSVDILHEIIRRERPDALLPTLGGQTALNLAMELNERGILDRYQVELIGAKAQSIQRAEDRHLFKEAMLKIGLDLPRSGSAHSMSEATAIAHTIGSWPLIIRPGFTLGGTGGGIAHNPEEFETIVNRGLDASLNNEVLIEESLLGWKEFEMEVMRDKKGNAVIVCSIENLDPMGVHTGDSITVAPIQSLDDRAYQAMRDDSLKVMEAIGVETGGSNVQWAIEPKTGRRIIIEMNPRVSRSSALASKATGFPIAKIAALLAVGYTLDELRNDITQTTPSCFEPALDYVVVKVPRFTFEKFPKADSTLGTQMKSVGEAMAIGTNFKQAMQKALRSLETGFGGFGACAKCEKFAAFDDETLAKEVARPSAERIFVLHEALRRKWGVEKLYEITKIDRYFLRHLEELALYEDEILSAGSLENLAKDLPLFRQAKELGYSDIQIGYLFHMTPEEVMAVRKQIGLVPSYYSVDTCAGEFEAITPYYYSCWAENSEPVRTIIGNRGKKRIMVLGGGPNRIGQGIEFDYCCCHAAFTLRREGYEVIMVNSNPETVSTDYDTSDKLYFEPLTLEDVMGIYERENCAGVIVQFGGQTPLNLAMRLKKAGANVVGTSPEDIDLAEDRDFFKQLVDKVGIKQAASGIAHNVEEALAIVEKIGYPVLVRPSFVLGGRGMVIVYKEKYLRKFVEEAAAIGEGKPILIDRFLEDATELDVDCISDGKHTVVGAIMEHVEPAGIHSGDSASVIPPMTLSKEIQDKVRAYAKEFAKELHVVGLMNMQLAVKDGELYMIEVNPRASRTVPFVSKSIGVPLASYASRCMLGETLEQIGFTEEVHVPYVSVKEAVFPFVKFPGVDITLSPEMKSTGEVMSIDRDRGLAYLKSQLASGNKVPSQGNIFVSLKDEDKQKAVPLIKRLVDMGYQIYATRGTSTMLYNEGIKTRAVFRISRGRPNLLDLIHDKEVQWIVNTTENGAEAMVDEIQMRSKAVVSGIPITTTIAALTSTVEGLMDKHDFGRFEVCSLQEYHRHVKK